The Aminivibrio pyruvatiphilus DNA window CGGATCCCGCCGGCGATTTTCCACGAAGTGTCCTTATTCATGGCAAACACCGTATCTTTTGAATTTTCTCCGCACTGAAAAGACTCCTTTACGATATACTTGTCCGGAAGACCAGAATACCATGGGAGGGATGATCATGCTCACACGGATTCTTTTTCTCGCCGATGTTTCCCCCTTCTCCGAGCGGGCGCTGGCCTGGGCGTCGGAGAAGCTGAAGGGACAGCAGACGGATTTTCTTCTGCTTCACGTGGTCGATCCTGCCGCAGGGATGGAGGCTCCCCATGTGGTCCGGGAAGCGGAGGGATACCTCGAAGAAATGGCCTCCCGGGTACTCCCCCCGGAATCCTACTATAAAACCCTCGTCCTGTCCGGCGACATCCTGGAGACTCTGCCGGAAACTGTCCGCTCCGAAGGGTGCACCTTTGCCCTTCTTGCACTGCCCGAAGGGGTGGACGGGCTCCCCCTGATACGGTCCATTCCCGTCCCCCAGCTTGTTCTTCGGGAATCGGAAGGCCTGTTCCCCGATACCGGGGTTTTCGGGAAGCTTGCCCTGGCTCTGGATCTGGAGCCCAACAGGACCAGCCTGATGCTGGACAGCCTCAGGGCCATGCTTTCAGCCACGGGAGCGTCTCCTGAGATCGTCCTCGTCCACGGAGTGTCCCCCCTGTCGGCTGAAGAAGCTCCTGCTATGCTGAACGCCGCGGAAGAAGC harbors:
- a CDS encoding universal stress protein, with translation MLTRILFLADVSPFSERALAWASEKLKGQQTDFLLLHVVDPAAGMEAPHVVREAEGYLEEMASRVLPPESYYKTLVLSGDILETLPETVRSEGCTFALLALPEGVDGLPLIRSIPVPQLVLRESEGLFPDTGVFGKLALALDLEPNRTSLMLDSLRAMLSATGASPEIVLVHGVSPLSAEEAPAMLNAAEEALEEIRDEIASWGLEVSTSLLAGDPATDLPGRIEEIAPSSLAVGLPAAGELGRLVLGSVAEGLLESTRCPLVVFPL